From Chelatococcus sp. YT9, a single genomic window includes:
- the urtA gene encoding urea ABC transporter substrate-binding protein, with the protein MKNGLRRACATLALAAGLAISGGAPHAADDTIKVGVLHSLSGTMAISETTLKDVMLMLIEEQNKKGGILGKKLEAVVVDPASNWPLFAEKARELLTKDKVAAVFGAWTSVSRKSVLPVFEELNGILFYPVQYEGEESSRNIFYTGAAPNQQAIPAVDYLMENEGVQRWVLAGTDYVYPRTTNKILEAYLQQKGVKAEDIMINYTPFGHSDWQTIVADIKKFGSSGKKTAVVSTINGDANVPFYKELANQGIKATDIPVVAFSVGEEELAGIDTKPLVGHLAAWNYFQSVDVPENAAFIKAWKAFTKNDKRVTNDPMEAHYIGFNMWVKAVEKAGTTDPDKVIDALVGVAVPNLSGGFSAMMPNHHITKPVLIGEIQDNGQFNIVSQTPGLVVGDEWSDYLDGSKDLISDWRAPLSCGNFNVKTGKCGGQGTQAAAK; encoded by the coding sequence ATGAAGAATGGCTTGAGACGTGCATGCGCCACCCTTGCTCTGGCAGCAGGACTGGCGATTTCCGGGGGAGCCCCTCACGCCGCTGACGACACCATCAAGGTCGGTGTCCTTCATTCCTTGTCCGGCACGATGGCGATCAGCGAAACGACGTTGAAGGACGTCATGCTGATGCTCATCGAAGAGCAAAACAAGAAGGGCGGCATCCTTGGCAAGAAGCTGGAAGCCGTCGTTGTTGACCCGGCGTCCAACTGGCCGCTCTTCGCGGAAAAAGCGCGCGAACTTCTGACAAAGGATAAGGTCGCTGCGGTCTTCGGAGCCTGGACCTCCGTGTCCCGCAAATCAGTTCTTCCAGTCTTCGAGGAGTTGAACGGTATCCTGTTCTATCCCGTTCAATACGAAGGCGAGGAATCCTCTCGCAATATCTTCTACACAGGCGCGGCGCCGAACCAGCAGGCCATTCCAGCTGTCGACTATCTGATGGAGAACGAAGGCGTACAACGCTGGGTTCTGGCTGGCACGGACTATGTCTATCCACGCACGACCAACAAGATCCTTGAGGCTTATCTGCAGCAGAAAGGCGTCAAGGCCGAAGACATCATGATCAACTACACGCCATTCGGGCATTCCGACTGGCAGACGATCGTGGCCGACATCAAGAAGTTCGGCTCGTCCGGCAAGAAGACCGCCGTTGTCTCGACGATCAACGGCGATGCCAACGTGCCATTCTACAAGGAACTCGCCAACCAGGGCATAAAGGCTACCGACATCCCCGTCGTCGCGTTCTCAGTCGGCGAGGAGGAACTGGCCGGCATCGACACGAAGCCGCTCGTCGGCCATCTCGCCGCCTGGAACTATTTCCAGTCTGTCGACGTGCCGGAGAACGCCGCGTTCATCAAGGCGTGGAAGGCCTTCACCAAGAACGACAAGCGCGTCACCAACGATCCGATGGAAGCCCATTACATTGGCTTCAACATGTGGGTGAAGGCCGTCGAGAAGGCGGGCACCACGGATCCGGACAAGGTGATCGATGCGCTCGTCGGTGTGGCTGTCCCCAATCTCTCCGGCGGTTTCTCGGCGATGATGCCGAACCACCACATCACGAAGCCCGTGCTGATCGGCGAGATCCAGGACAACGGCCAATTCAACATCGTGTCCCAGACGCCAGGGCTCGTCGTCGGCGATGAATGGTCCGACTACCTCGACGGTTCCAAGGACCTGATCTCGGACTGGAGAGCCCCCCTGTCCTGCGGCAATTTCAACGTCAAGACGGGCAAGTGCGGCGGCCAGGGCACGCAAGCGGCTGCGAAGTAA